A genomic stretch from Flavobacterium humidisoli includes:
- a CDS encoding JAB domain-containing protein, producing the protein MKANENSSWKTVSEIDLVYRTRIKSSERPLITSSKSAYGILADCWDPDKIEFIEQFKVLLLSQSNRVLGIYQASSGGIAGTVVDIRLLFAAALKANAVGLIIAHNHPSGKTAPSEADKGITRKIKAAGELMDIRLLDHLIVTAEAYYSFADEGAL; encoded by the coding sequence ATGAAAGCAAATGAAAACAGCAGCTGGAAAACCGTATCGGAAATCGACCTTGTATACAGAACCAGAATCAAAAGCTCCGAAAGGCCGCTTATCACTTCTTCCAAATCCGCCTACGGGATTCTGGCGGACTGCTGGGATCCCGACAAGATTGAATTCATCGAGCAGTTCAAAGTGTTGCTGCTGAGCCAGTCCAACAGGGTGCTGGGCATATACCAGGCTTCTTCGGGAGGCATTGCCGGAACTGTCGTGGACATCAGGCTGCTGTTTGCCGCGGCCCTTAAAGCAAATGCCGTGGGGCTTATCATTGCCCACAACCATCCCTCTGGAAAGACAGCCCCTTCAGAAGCCGACAAGGGCATTACCAGAAAGATCAAAGCAGCAGGGGAGCTGATGGACATCAGACTGCTGGACCATCTGATCGTAACGGCAGAGGCCTACTATTCCTTTGCGGATGAAGGCGCTCTATAG
- a CDS encoding NAD-dependent epimerase/dehydratase family protein has product MQTILGANGQIGEELARELKKKYTSDIRIVSRKAQNVNDTDTVFSADLTIKEKAIEAVKGSEIAYFTLGLPMDTDLWEKQFVLILGNVIEACKINKTKLVFFDNTYMYPQDGRVLAEETAFEPVGRKGKIRKEMAEMVLSEIKSGQLEAVICRAPEFYGPAKTQSITNTLIFNAIKENKKLKVPLSDTKKRSLIWTPDASRATALIGNTPDAFGQTWHLPVDESHLNYKEFIALASKIYGRELKYKVIPKFVFAIGAFFNKKLKELQELLPRYGQANVFDDSKFRKRFPDFTVTSYKEGIKQIKNEFL; this is encoded by the coding sequence ATGCAGACAATATTAGGAGCCAATGGGCAGATAGGTGAAGAATTGGCAAGAGAACTGAAAAAAAAATATACTTCAGATATAAGAATTGTAAGTCGAAAAGCGCAAAACGTAAATGATACAGATACTGTTTTTTCGGCAGATTTAACGATTAAAGAAAAAGCAATAGAAGCGGTGAAGGGAAGTGAAATCGCATATTTTACTTTAGGACTTCCGATGGATACTGATTTGTGGGAAAAACAATTTGTACTGATCTTAGGAAATGTTATTGAAGCCTGTAAAATCAATAAAACGAAACTGGTATTTTTTGACAATACCTATATGTATCCTCAAGACGGTAGAGTGCTTGCGGAAGAAACTGCCTTTGAACCTGTGGGAAGAAAAGGAAAGATCAGGAAAGAAATGGCCGAAATGGTTTTAAGCGAAATAAAATCAGGTCAGTTAGAAGCGGTAATCTGTCGTGCGCCTGAATTTTACGGACCCGCCAAAACGCAGAGCATCACTAATACTTTGATTTTTAATGCAATTAAAGAAAATAAAAAACTAAAAGTACCTTTGAGCGACACTAAAAAGCGAAGTCTGATTTGGACACCAGATGCAAGTCGTGCCACGGCATTAATAGGCAATACGCCAGACGCGTTTGGACAAACATGGCATTTGCCTGTTGATGAAAGCCATCTTAATTATAAAGAATTCATTGCACTAGCTTCTAAAATTTATGGAAGAGAATTAAAATATAAAGTTATTCCAAAGTTTGTATTTGCAATCGGAGCGTTTTTCAATAAAAAATTAAAAGAACTGCAAGAACTGCTTCCAAGATACGGACAAGCGAATGTTTTTGACGATTCAAAATTTAGAAAGCGTTTTCCAGATTTCACTGTAACAAGCTATAAAGAGGGAATAAAACAGATTAAGAACGAATTTTTATAA
- a CDS encoding IS3 family transposase, producing MPGQPTETQKLCENLKKEISSIFSASKQTYGSSRIAEELQKAGYLISYTAVFEHMRELVIYVSIKKNTPAVKNQANNTTKND from the coding sequence ATTCCAGGCCAGCCTACAGAAACACAAAAATTATGTGAGAACTTAAAAAAAGAAATCAGTTCCATTTTTTCTGCATCTAAGCAGACTTATGGATCCTCCCGTATCGCTGAAGAGCTTCAAAAAGCAGGTTACCTAATATCTTACACGGCTGTATTTGAACATATGAGAGAATTAGTGATATATGTTTCGATTAAAAAAAATACCCCGGCAGTTAAAAATCAAGCAAATAATACAACTAAAAATGATTAA
- a CDS encoding helix-turn-helix domain-containing protein: MSTPIKIPSINALHQFLGLKKPLNPLVSVFGFDDVKLESETILSAFISDFYIIALKKDCAGGKFKYGQQYYDFDEGIMYFTAPNQVLQFEDILLNDVKGFVLAVHPDFLYHYPLAVKIKEFGYFSYSVNEALNLSEKEQEAIMQIIENIGKEIHNNMDAFTQDLLISNIELLLKYCDRYYSRQFLTRKKANYYLLIKLEALLDDSFKNDNLTANGIPTVANIAKELHLSPNYLSDMLRIQTGQTTQQHIQNRVIEKAKELLSTTSMSVSEIAYRLGFEYPQSFHRLFKNQVTVSPLEFRQSFN, from the coding sequence ATGAGCACTCCTATAAAAATACCATCCATTAATGCGCTCCATCAATTTTTAGGATTAAAGAAGCCTTTAAATCCGCTGGTTAGCGTATTTGGTTTTGATGATGTAAAATTGGAATCTGAGACCATTTTAAGCGCTTTTATTTCTGACTTTTATATTATTGCCTTAAAGAAAGATTGTGCAGGAGGGAAGTTCAAGTATGGTCAGCAGTATTACGATTTCGATGAGGGAATCATGTATTTTACCGCTCCGAATCAGGTATTACAATTTGAAGATATTCTGCTAAATGATGTAAAAGGATTTGTGTTGGCCGTGCATCCTGATTTTTTATACCATTATCCTTTGGCTGTAAAAATCAAAGAATTCGGATATTTTTCTTATAGCGTCAATGAAGCGCTAAATCTTTCTGAAAAAGAACAAGAAGCTATCATGCAGATAATAGAAAATATTGGTAAAGAAATCCACAATAACATGGATGCTTTTACCCAGGATTTATTGATAAGCAATATTGAATTGCTTTTGAAATACTGCGACCGTTATTACAGCCGTCAATTTTTGACAAGGAAGAAAGCAAATTATTATCTGCTTATTAAATTGGAAGCCCTTTTAGATGATTCATTCAAAAATGATAATTTGACAGCAAATGGAATTCCGACAGTTGCGAATATAGCCAAAGAGCTTCATTTAAGCCCTAATTATCTCTCCGATATGTTACGTATACAGACTGGGCAGACAACTCAACAGCATATCCAAAATAGAGTAATAGAAAAAGCAAAAGAACTTTTATCTACGACTTCAATGTCGGTATCTGAGATTGCGTACCGATTGGGTTTTGAATATCCGCAATCGTTTCATCGTTTATTTAAAAACCAAGTGACCGTTTCTCCATTAGAATTTAGGCAATCTTTCAATTAA
- a CDS encoding relaxase/mobilization nuclease domain-containing protein, translating to MVAVIKTGHSVRSIFQYNENKVKEGAAECIGEGNYPAAANELTALMRLNRLLNQNALNGNVKRNSVHISLNFHPSEKYADEKLLQIADAYMQKIGFGGQPYLVYRHDDAGHPHIHLVSIKVREDGSRIDMQNIGKNQSEKARREIEKQFNLLRAEAQKPLEIPLIKPVSACKVSYGRMQSKRAMSGVLSSVLLSYRYSSLAELNAVLQLYHIRADRGSEDSRIFKTGGLVYRILDKEGKSLGVPIKASDFAMKPTLAFLEKRYVLNSGEKAFEKKRIRSAVDAVFLKKNMDMDRLASLLGKEGIDAVLRKSETGKLYGITYVDHVTKCVINGSALGKRYSAKGMLERCPGTAETKQIYGTINVRDSETAEQEMRVFETLANGVSIRVLEELLKPEWQADNVPAALKRKRRRRKKRGGSELN from the coding sequence ATGGTTGCAGTCATAAAGACCGGGCATTCGGTGCGCAGCATATTCCAGTACAACGAGAACAAGGTCAAGGAAGGCGCTGCCGAGTGCATAGGGGAAGGCAATTATCCTGCTGCCGCGAATGAGCTTACAGCACTCATGAGACTGAATAGATTATTGAACCAGAATGCCCTTAACGGCAACGTGAAAAGAAACAGCGTGCACATCTCGCTGAACTTCCATCCCTCTGAAAAATATGCCGATGAAAAGCTGCTGCAGATTGCCGATGCCTATATGCAGAAGATAGGCTTCGGCGGGCAGCCTTATCTGGTGTATCGCCATGATGACGCAGGGCATCCGCACATCCATCTGGTATCGATAAAAGTACGGGAGGACGGCTCTAGGATCGACATGCAGAATATTGGAAAGAACCAGTCGGAAAAGGCGCGCAGAGAAATTGAAAAACAGTTCAATCTGCTAAGGGCGGAAGCACAGAAGCCTCTTGAGATCCCGCTTATAAAACCTGTGTCTGCCTGTAAGGTTTCTTATGGCAGAATGCAGTCCAAAAGAGCCATGTCGGGGGTGCTCTCCTCGGTGCTTTTGAGCTATAGATACAGCTCGCTGGCCGAGCTAAACGCCGTACTGCAGCTCTATCATATAAGGGCGGACAGGGGGAGTGAAGATTCAAGGATTTTTAAGACGGGAGGACTGGTCTACCGCATACTGGACAAAGAAGGGAAATCCTTGGGAGTGCCCATCAAGGCGAGCGATTTTGCCATGAAGCCGACGCTTGCTTTTTTAGAGAAGCGGTACGTGCTGAACAGCGGCGAAAAGGCATTTGAAAAGAAGCGGATCAGAAGTGCGGTGGATGCTGTTTTTCTGAAGAAAAATATGGATATGGACAGGCTGGCTTCTCTGCTTGGAAAAGAGGGAATTGATGCGGTCTTAAGAAAGAGTGAGACAGGAAAACTTTATGGGATAACCTATGTCGACCACGTCACAAAGTGTGTCATAAACGGCAGCGCGCTGGGAAAAAGATACAGTGCAAAAGGCATGCTCGAACGCTGTCCTGGAACAGCAGAAACGAAACAGATTTACGGGACCATAAACGTGCGGGACAGTGAGACTGCTGAACAGGAGATGCGAGTTTTTGAAACTCTTGCAAATGGGGTTTCGATCAGGGTTCTCGAGGAACTTCTCAAACCGGAATGGCAGGCAGATAATGTGCCTGCCGCACTAAAGCGTAAACGCCGCCGAAGAAAGAAAAGAGGGGGTTCGGAGCTGAATTAA
- a CDS encoding plasmid mobilization protein, whose amino-acid sequence MGKEILNRTRIAAVRFTASEYESLERRFKATTCRQMSEYLRSCLLHKPVTVKHRDASLDEFMLEFIRLRKELGAIGNNFNQTVRKLHTLQQIPEFRHWILSTEAQRERLLLTVSDIQKLASEITSRWLQS is encoded by the coding sequence ATGGGAAAAGAGATTTTAAACAGAACCCGCATAGCCGCGGTGCGCTTTACCGCCAGCGAATATGAATCGCTGGAAAGGAGATTCAAGGCAACCACCTGTAGGCAGATGAGCGAATACCTCAGAAGCTGCCTGCTGCATAAACCCGTTACGGTCAAGCATCGTGACGCTTCGCTGGATGAATTCATGCTCGAGTTCATACGTCTGAGAAAAGAGCTGGGCGCCATTGGGAACAACTTCAACCAGACGGTCAGAAAGCTCCATACCCTGCAGCAGATCCCCGAGTTCAGGCATTGGATTTTAAGTACCGAAGCGCAGCGCGAACGGCTGCTGCTAACGGTGTCGGATATCCAGAAACTGGCCAGCGAAATAACCTCGAGATGGTTGCAGTCATAA
- the xseB gene encoding exodeoxyribonuclease VII small subunit produces MCFCRLAWNELTAISKEIESETISVDELAAKVKKASELIAFCQGRLKATETEVGKIIDGMENRKEG; encoded by the coding sequence TTGTGTTTCTGTAGGCTGGCCTGGAATGAGCTTACTGCCATTTCTAAAGAAATAGAGAGTGAAACCATTTCAGTGGACGAGCTGGCGGCCAAAGTAAAAAAGGCATCTGAGCTTATCGCCTTTTGCCAGGGCAGGCTTAAAGCCACCGAGACCGAAGTAGGCAAAATCATCGACGGCATGGAAAACCGGAAAGAAGGTTAA
- a CDS encoding IS3 family transposase produces MKKTINVYDPYFKVNAVLQSYKSNNLTKLEQDLGIYEGALNNWRKIYRKCGPEGFSKNFSLKNRNEHHKESQLEKKIKKSELEFEILQRAGEHLMHGKPKIFHFMKDNEKRYSIRNMCKVLGIHRCTYRRWKDQYDTEQKRKKLIQKEITAIFFAAEKRYGKQRIKVALQNSGYQLAVKTVGNYMKELGLYCQISDKSNNFKEAAKHL; encoded by the coding sequence ATGAAAAAAACAATTAACGTGTACGATCCCTACTTTAAGGTGAACGCTGTACTGCAGAGTTACAAAAGTAATAATTTAACGAAACTCGAACAGGATCTTGGAATATACGAAGGTGCGCTGAATAATTGGCGCAAAATATATAGAAAATGCGGCCCGGAGGGTTTTTCAAAAAATTTTTCTTTAAAAAACAGAAACGAACATCACAAAGAATCGCAGCTTGAAAAAAAGATAAAAAAATCAGAATTAGAATTTGAAATTCTACAAAGAGCAGGGGAACATCTTATGCATGGAAAACCAAAAATCTTTCATTTTATGAAAGACAATGAAAAAAGATATTCTATAAGAAATATGTGTAAAGTTTTGGGCATTCACAGATGCACCTATAGAAGATGGAAAGACCAGTATGATACAGAGCAAAAAAGAAAAAAGCTAATCCAAAAAGAAATAACTGCAATTTTTTTTGCCGCTGAGAAAAGGTATGGAAAGCAGAGAATTAAAGTAGCTCTGCAAAATTCGGGCTATCAATTAGCCGTGAAGACAGTTGGCAATTACATGAAAGAGCTGGGTTTATACTGCCAAATAAGTGACAAAAGCAATAATTTTAAAGAAGCAGCAAAGCATCTGTAA
- a CDS encoding DUF6965 family protein, with amino-acid sequence MNYEDIKRHFESHPPPEEVQWTDWAYISDTQLFLKSCYIGIRNFNGSPDRCPAWWHLRDFYLLLKKMQQSPAPAEIQTEEPASEENAAGKTASEPSEQQPQAEI; translated from the coding sequence ATGAATTACGAAGATATCAAGCGCCATTTTGAGAGCCATCCGCCACCCGAGGAAGTGCAATGGACCGACTGGGCCTACATAAGCGACACCCAGCTTTTCCTTAAAAGCTGCTACATCGGCATCCGCAACTTTAACGGTTCTCCAGACCGCTGTCCTGCCTGGTGGCATCTCAGGGATTTTTATCTGCTGCTGAAAAAAATGCAGCAGAGCCCGGCTCCGGCAGAAATCCAGACCGAAGAACCTGCATCTGAAGAAAATGCGGCTGGGAAGACCGCCTCTGAGCCAAGCGAGCAGCAGCCGCAGGCCGAAATCTGA
- a CDS encoding response regulator: MLQTQNFHKIIYHADDDEDDRILFMDAVSELDLAIKVKQAEDGQQLLHSLYQAMSEIPELLFLDINMPGKNGLECLKEIRAGAMPFKALKVIMLSTSKSNYIIDKSYELGADFYAVKPGTYQELKKLLLDIFSIGWSTLARDKTRFLLT, from the coding sequence ATGCTACAAACACAGAATTTCCACAAAATCATTTATCATGCAGATGATGATGAGGATGACAGAATTCTTTTTATGGATGCTGTCAGCGAGCTTGATCTTGCCATTAAGGTAAAGCAGGCAGAGGATGGGCAGCAGCTGCTCCACAGCCTGTATCAGGCCATGTCAGAGATTCCCGAACTGCTGTTTCTGGACATCAACATGCCGGGCAAAAACGGACTGGAATGCCTCAAAGAGATAAGGGCAGGAGCCATGCCTTTTAAAGCGCTGAAAGTGATCATGCTCTCCACCAGCAAAAGCAACTACATCATTGATAAGTCTTACGAACTCGGCGCTGATTTTTATGCCGTCAAGCCGGGCACCTATCAGGAGCTTAAAAAGCTGCTTCTGGATATTTTCAGCATCGGCTGGAGCACGCTTGCAAGAGATAAAACAAGGTTTCTTCTCACCTGA
- a CDS encoding type 1 glutamine amidotransferase domain-containing protein: MSLNILIVVTNVDTYAESDLKTGLWLSELTHIYDMALKEGYQVTIASPNGGDVPIDPESLKFFMLDKISKKYWSKSFFRELLKNSKSLDDVSNEKFDLIYLAGGHGTMFDFIDNKTLQNSIAKQYEIGKMVAAICHGVGGLLNVKLSNGEYLIKDKKITGFNWFEESLAGRKKIVPFNLEAALKERGSAYEKAVIPMTSYVVTDGNLITGQNPFSSKEIAEVIMKQFKKKAK; encoded by the coding sequence ATGAGTTTAAATATTTTAATTGTTGTGACCAATGTAGATACGTACGCAGAAAGCGATCTTAAGACAGGTTTATGGTTAAGTGAACTTACCCATATTTATGATATGGCTCTAAAAGAAGGTTATCAAGTAACGATCGCCAGTCCCAATGGCGGTGATGTACCTATCGATCCTGAAAGTTTAAAATTCTTTATGCTTGATAAAATTTCAAAGAAATATTGGAGCAAATCTTTTTTTCGCGAATTATTAAAAAATAGTAAAAGTCTGGATGATGTTTCTAATGAAAAGTTTGATTTGATTTATTTAGCCGGCGGACATGGAACGATGTTTGATTTTATAGATAATAAAACATTGCAAAATAGTATTGCTAAGCAGTATGAAATCGGAAAAATGGTTGCCGCAATCTGCCACGGCGTTGGAGGACTTTTAAATGTAAAATTATCGAATGGAGAATATTTGATAAAAGATAAAAAGATTACAGGTTTCAATTGGTTTGAAGAAAGTCTTGCCGGAAGAAAAAAAATCGTGCCTTTTAATTTAGAAGCAGCATTAAAAGAAAGAGGTTCTGCTTATGAGAAGGCAGTTATTCCGATGACTTCTTATGTGGTTACAGATGGAAATTTAATTACCGGACAGAATCCATTCAGCTCAAAAGAAATAGCAGAAGTGATAATGAAGCAATTTAAAAAAAAGGCTAAATAA
- the mobC gene encoding conjugal transfer protein MobC: protein MQTGENEQALRKIIDMTRLIGIALLLGHFYYCCYEAFKLWNLTGEFGDKILASVCRSGLFGNFYISKLLALGLLLISLLGAKGRKDEKLELKTAIYKIAAGLLLYFLSGLSLIIIPAFEHAAVGYMTAAGLGFLLVLSGGTLLSRLIKNRLGASDIFNTENETFPQEERLLENEYSINLPAKYHLKKKLRCSWINIINPFRGLMVLGTPGSGKSYFVIRHVITQHIAKGFSMFVYDFKYDDLSKIVYNTFEKHKHAYKVLPKCYFINFDKIMHRCNPLDPQSMEDITDASESARTILMGLNREWIKRQGDFFVESPINFLSAVIWYLRRYNDGEFCTLPHVIELMQTDYDSLFTLLRTDREIEVLINPFINAYLNDAMDQLEGQIASAKIAMARLSSPQLYYVLSGNDFTLDINNPEEPKIVCMGNNPQKIQIYGAVLSLYVSRLIKLVNKKGKLKSSLIFDEFPTLYLNNMDSLIATARSNKVSTCLGVQDFSQLRKDYGREQADVILNITGNIISGQVTGDTAKQLSERFGKIMQDRESISINSADTSISRSRQLESAVPASKISSLSSGEFVGMVADNPDCKIELKTFHSEIVNDHDALRNEEESYKEIPPVRKLDNAMVQQNFAQIRRDVQEIIYTEMDRLLNDPALKHLVVKKKKR from the coding sequence ATGCAGACGGGAGAAAATGAACAGGCGCTGAGAAAAATTATTGACATGACAAGGCTCATCGGCATCGCTTTGCTGCTGGGGCATTTCTATTATTGCTGTTACGAAGCTTTTAAATTATGGAATCTCACAGGTGAATTCGGAGACAAGATTCTGGCATCGGTCTGCCGCTCGGGACTGTTCGGAAATTTTTATATTTCCAAGCTTCTGGCTCTTGGTCTTCTGCTTATATCACTGCTGGGAGCAAAGGGAAGAAAGGACGAAAAGCTGGAGCTGAAAACCGCGATTTATAAAATTGCGGCAGGACTGCTGCTGTATTTTTTAAGCGGATTGTCTCTGATTATAATTCCTGCTTTTGAGCATGCCGCGGTGGGGTATATGACTGCTGCTGGTCTGGGGTTTCTGCTGGTGCTTTCGGGCGGGACGCTGCTGTCCAGGCTCATTAAAAACAGGCTGGGCGCTTCAGATATTTTCAACACTGAAAATGAGACTTTTCCGCAGGAGGAAAGGCTTTTGGAAAATGAATATTCCATTAATCTGCCGGCGAAATATCATCTGAAAAAAAAGCTGCGCTGCAGCTGGATCAACATCATCAATCCGTTCCGCGGGCTGATGGTTTTGGGAACGCCGGGATCGGGCAAGTCCTACTTTGTGATCCGCCATGTCATCACCCAGCACATCGCCAAAGGATTCAGCATGTTTGTCTATGATTTCAAGTATGATGACCTGTCCAAAATCGTCTACAATACTTTTGAAAAGCATAAGCATGCATATAAAGTATTGCCCAAATGCTACTTCATTAATTTTGACAAGATCATGCACCGCTGCAACCCATTGGATCCCCAGAGCATGGAGGATATCACTGATGCTTCGGAGTCCGCTAGGACGATCCTTATGGGGCTCAACCGAGAATGGATCAAGCGCCAGGGGGACTTTTTTGTGGAGTCGCCGATCAATTTCCTGTCGGCAGTAATCTGGTATCTGAGGAGATACAATGACGGGGAGTTCTGCACCCTGCCGCATGTCATCGAGCTCATGCAGACCGACTATGACAGCCTTTTTACCCTTTTGCGCACCGACAGGGAAATCGAGGTGCTTATCAATCCCTTTATCAATGCCTATCTCAATGATGCGATGGACCAGCTCGAGGGGCAGATCGCCTCGGCCAAAATTGCCATGGCAAGACTGTCTTCCCCGCAATTGTACTATGTGCTCTCGGGAAATGATTTTACCCTCGATATCAATAATCCTGAGGAGCCCAAGATCGTCTGCATGGGGAACAATCCGCAGAAGATCCAGATTTACGGAGCAGTTCTGTCGCTTTATGTCAGCCGTCTGATCAAGCTGGTCAACAAAAAAGGGAAGCTCAAATCCAGCCTCATTTTTGACGAGTTCCCGACCCTCTATCTCAACAATATGGACAGCCTGATTGCCACCGCTAGAAGCAACAAAGTGAGCACCTGTCTGGGGGTGCAGGACTTCAGCCAGCTGCGGAAAGACTACGGGCGCGAGCAGGCCGATGTGATCCTGAACATCACCGGAAACATCATCTCGGGACAGGTGACAGGGGATACGGCAAAGCAATTGTCGGAGCGTTTCGGGAAGATCATGCAGGACCGGGAGAGCATTTCCATCAACAGCGCTGACACCTCCATCAGCCGTTCCAGACAGCTGGAATCCGCTGTGCCCGCATCAAAGATTTCGTCTCTGAGTTCGGGTGAATTTGTCGGGATGGTGGCCGATAATCCGGACTGCAAAATAGAATTGAAAACATTTCACTCGGAAATTGTAAACGATCATGACGCGTTAAGGAACGAGGAGGAAAGTTATAAAGAAATACCGCCTGTAAGGAAGCTGGACAATGCGATGGTCCAGCAGAATTTTGCCCAGATCCGCCGCGATGTGCAGGAGATCATCTATACCGAGATGGACAGGCTTTTAAATGATCCGGCTTTGAAGCATCTGGTGGTGAAGAAGAAGAAGAGGTGA
- a CDS encoding LytR/AlgR family response regulator transcription factor, producing MTPINAIIISEEQETFQILKKFEEENSIIEIIANADCIKNGILLIKEKKPDLILLDIVFKDNLFFEMLEQLEFSIPKLVFISANKDYAVKAFKHDAVDFLLKPIDFNSIIMAVYKVIKRREMERSYQHQKINNINISNTVNQKNDYVAVASLEKIELILMSEITFCKADGKYTVFILSNGTKVMSSRNLGEYSNILDNSYFFRIHHSYIINLRHIAKISKKDGYFCELSNGLILPVAKRRQDDFNKFIKLKD from the coding sequence ATGACCCCTATTAATGCCATAATCATATCTGAAGAACAAGAAACTTTTCAAATCTTAAAAAAATTTGAGGAAGAAAACTCCATTATTGAAATAATTGCTAACGCTGATTGTATAAAAAACGGAATACTTTTAATAAAAGAGAAAAAACCAGACCTTATCCTTTTAGATATTGTTTTTAAAGACAATCTGTTTTTTGAAATGCTTGAACAATTAGAATTCAGCATTCCCAAACTTGTATTTATATCCGCAAATAAAGATTATGCTGTTAAGGCCTTCAAACACGATGCCGTTGACTTTTTACTGAAACCAATTGATTTTAATTCGATAATAATGGCTGTTTATAAAGTAATTAAAAGAAGGGAAATGGAACGCTCTTATCAGCATCAAAAAATTAACAATATAAATATTTCAAACACTGTTAATCAAAAAAATGACTACGTTGCCGTTGCATCTTTAGAAAAAATAGAACTCATACTAATGTCAGAAATTACTTTTTGCAAGGCAGATGGAAAGTATACCGTTTTTATCCTGTCTAACGGAACCAAAGTAATGTCAAGCAGAAATCTGGGTGAATACAGCAACATTTTGGATAACAGTTATTTTTTCAGAATACATCATTCTTATATTATCAATCTTCGGCATATTGCTAAGATTTCAAAAAAAGATGGTTATTTCTGCGAACTTTCGAATGGATTAATTTTACCTGTTGCCAAAAGACGGCAAGATGACTTTAATAAATTTATAAAACTTAAAGATTAA